The following are from one region of the Flavobacteriaceae bacterium UJ101 genome:
- the mutT|NUDT15|MTH2 gene encoding 8-oxo-dGTP diphosphatase (KEGG: min:Minf_2346 8-oxo-dGTP diphosphatase), translating to MLGNENRETYFDIALATSLVLFGFDGEELLVLIKKKQTPPFEGAWFLPSAYVLPNEGLEQRVKMIMREYIGDQPTYLEQLKAFAKVFRNPEGRVINVSFYALIKLDKEKVKLINEENELQWVRYNDLPDLAYDHEEIITYAKERLKRRVKRRPVGFHLLPKEFTIAQLQTLYETTLDRELDKRNFRKKIFNSDLIIDTDKTTNPTNSRKISKLYRFDEDKYEKMSAKGYDFLF from the coding sequence ATGTTAGGAAACGAAAATAGAGAAACTTATTTTGATATAGCACTAGCAACTAGCTTAGTGCTTTTTGGTTTTGATGGAGAAGAGTTGTTGGTTTTAATTAAAAAGAAACAAACACCTCCTTTTGAAGGGGCTTGGTTTTTACCAAGTGCTTATGTACTACCTAATGAAGGATTAGAGCAACGTGTTAAGATGATAATGCGAGAATATATTGGAGATCAACCAACTTATTTAGAGCAATTGAAAGCTTTTGCTAAGGTTTTTCGTAATCCAGAAGGAAGGGTGATTAATGTGTCGTTTTATGCTTTAATTAAATTAGATAAAGAAAAGGTAAAACTAATCAATGAAGAAAATGAATTACAGTGGGTAAGATATAATGATTTACCTGATTTAGCTTACGATCATGAGGAAATCATAACGTATGCCAAAGAACGTTTAAAACGTCGTGTAAAACGTCGTCCAGTAGGATTTCATTTACTACCAAAAGAGTTTACCATTGCCCAACTTCAAACTTTGTACGAAACAACCTTAGATCGAGAATTAGATAAGCGAAATTTTCGTAAAAAGATATTCAATTCAGACCTAATTATTGACACGGATAAAACAACTAATCCAACCAATAGTAGAAAAATTTCAAAGCTATATCGTTTTGATGAAGATAAATATGAAAAAATGTCCGCAAAAGGGTATGATTTTTTATTTTAA
- a CDS encoding regulatory protein (Activator of asnA transcriptio; autogenous regulator of its own transcriptio; and repressor of the expression of gidA at a post-transcriptional level; Contains 1 HTH asnC-type DNA-binding domain.), with translation MNPKYKIDEIDKQILEYLVDNTRMPFTEIAKKMLVSAGTIHVRVKKMEEAGLIKGTNLDINYNTLGYSFVAYVGVLLTKSSKTQSVVEKLREIPNIVEASVISGKYNIFCKLLARDTSDAKDILYKIDEIPEILRTESIISLEEAISDRNRLLHSIFKKY, from the coding sequence ATGAATCCAAAGTATAAAATTGACGAAATAGATAAACAAATTTTAGAATACTTAGTAGATAACACAAGAATGCCTTTTACAGAAATAGCAAAGAAAATGTTAGTTTCAGCAGGAACGATACATGTTCGTGTAAAAAAGATGGAAGAGGCTGGTTTGATTAAAGGAACAAATTTGGATATAAACTACAATACTTTAGGATATTCTTTTGTAGCCTATGTAGGAGTTCTTTTAACAAAATCTTCAAAAACACAAAGTGTTGTTGAAAAATTAAGAGAAATACCTAATATAGTTGAAGCTAGTGTTATCTCAGGAAAATATAATATTTTTTGTAAGTTATTAGCACGTGATACAAGTGATGCAAAAGATATTTTATATAAAATTGACGAAATTCCAGAAATTTTAAGAACAGAGTCTATTATTTCTTTAGAAGAAGCCATTAGTGACCGTAATCGATTATTACATTCGATTTTTAAAAAATACTAA
- a CDS encoding putative sodium-dependent multivitamin transporter (Belongs to the sodium:solute symporter (SSF) (TC 2.A.21) family.), producing MSATEIVILIIGYFIALISISFFTGKSDDNDAFFTGKKESPWYIVAFGMIGASLSGVTFISVPGAVEAKSFSYMQVVLGYFFGYLVISFVLLPLYYRLNLTSIYGYLKGRFGFFSYKTGAVAFLISRTIGAAFRLFLVANVLQWLIFDQYNVPYWLTVTLTIVLIWVYTFRAGIKTIIWTDTLQTLFMLIAVGVTIYFVSGALQLNSFSAISESVLQSEMSQIFFFDDANDGKFFLKNFLAGIFITITMTGLDQDMMQKNLSCKNVKEAQKNMLSFSVVLIFVNLVFLVLGLLLTQYAQQHGLDFHKDKLFPMIAMLPELGKVTSAFFILGLIAAAYSSADSALTSLTTSFSVDILEIETKENAKRLRKIVHVGFSILLIFIILLFKEAFKDESVIWELFKAAGYTYGPLLGMYAFGLFTKWNIKDRWVPLVAFFAPVISYLIKYFADQNGHEIGFEILIYNGLIMFLGLLLIRDNKKTGSIV from the coding sequence ATGTCAGCAACGGAAATTGTAATTTTAATTATAGGTTACTTCATAGCCTTGATTTCTATTTCGTTTTTTACAGGTAAATCAGATGATAATGATGCATTTTTTACAGGTAAAAAAGAATCACCTTGGTATATTGTAGCCTTTGGAATGATTGGGGCTTCATTATCAGGAGTAACATTTATTTCCGTTCCTGGAGCAGTAGAAGCCAAGTCATTTAGCTATATGCAAGTAGTTTTGGGCTATTTTTTTGGTTATTTAGTTATTTCATTTGTTTTATTACCCCTTTATTATCGACTCAATTTAACTTCTATTTATGGTTATTTAAAAGGTCGATTTGGCTTTTTTAGTTATAAAACAGGAGCTGTAGCTTTTTTAATTTCACGTACAATTGGTGCAGCATTTCGATTATTTTTAGTGGCCAATGTTTTACAATGGTTAATTTTTGATCAATATAATGTTCCGTACTGGTTAACTGTAACCTTGACCATTGTATTAATTTGGGTTTATACATTTCGGGCAGGAATCAAAACGATTATTTGGACCGATACCTTACAAACCCTTTTTATGTTAATAGCGGTTGGAGTAACCATTTATTTTGTTAGTGGGGCATTACAACTGAATTCATTCTCAGCAATTTCTGAATCTGTTTTACAATCTGAAATGAGTCAAATTTTCTTTTTTGATGATGCCAATGATGGTAAATTTTTTCTTAAGAACTTTTTAGCAGGTATTTTTATTACGATTACCATGACAGGTTTAGATCAGGATATGATGCAAAAAAACCTAAGCTGTAAGAACGTAAAAGAAGCACAAAAAAACATGCTTTCATTTAGTGTTGTTCTTATTTTTGTGAATTTAGTTTTTCTGGTCTTAGGCTTACTATTGACACAATATGCACAACAACATGGTCTTGATTTTCATAAAGATAAACTCTTTCCTATGATTGCGATGTTACCTGAATTAGGTAAGGTTACATCTGCTTTTTTTATTTTAGGATTAATTGCTGCGGCTTATTCTAGTGCCGATTCTGCTCTAACTTCATTAACGACTTCTTTTTCGGTAGATATTTTAGAAATAGAAACCAAAGAAAATGCCAAAAGATTGCGTAAAATAGTACATGTTGGATTTAGTATACTTTTAATTTTTATTATTTTACTGTTCAAAGAAGCTTTTAAAGATGAATCAGTTATTTGGGAACTATTCAAAGCAGCAGGTTATACTTATGGACCTTTGTTAGGAATGTATGCCTTTGGTCTTTTTACCAAATGGAATATAAAAGATCGATGGGTTCCTTTGGTAGCTTTCTTTGCTCCGGTTATTTCGTATCTTATTAAATATTTTGCAGATCAAAATGGTCATGAAATTGGTTTTGAAATATTAATTTATAATGGGTTAATTATGTTTTTAGGATTGTTATTAATTCGTGATAACAAGAAAACAGGGAGTATTGTATAA
- the DPO5D|umuD gene encoding protein MucA (Involved in UV protection and mutation. Belongs to the peptidase S24 family.; KEGG: raa:Q7S_08905 DNA polymerase V; Serine endopeptidases) produces the protein MKLINIHNISKDSEIELIPFKTDGMKVYVKYYSDGVQAGFPSPAEDFTELPLSLDEKFLSKPESTYLVRVKSDSMEPTLIEGDILIVRSDLPITHNKIVIASLNSDAFTVKRFLKTKDQNTLSPDNTKYKPVSIAEEDTVLYLGQVVSLVREF, from the coding sequence ATGAAACTAATCAATATCCATAACATATCAAAAGATTCAGAAATAGAGCTTATACCATTTAAAACAGATGGGATGAAAGTCTATGTGAAATATTATTCTGATGGAGTACAAGCAGGATTTCCTTCACCTGCTGAAGATTTTACAGAGCTTCCTTTATCGTTGGATGAAAAATTTCTTTCCAAGCCTGAAAGCACGTATTTAGTACGTGTAAAATCGGATAGTATGGAACCAACTTTAATTGAAGGTGATATTTTAATTGTACGTTCCGATCTTCCTATAACGCATAATAAGATTGTCATTGCTTCATTAAATTCAGATGCTTTTACAGTAAAACGTTTCCTTAAAACAAAAGACCAAAATACATTGAGTCCTGATAATACCAAATACAAACCTGTTTCAATAGCTGAAGAAGATACCGTATTGTATTTAGGGCAGGTGGTTAGTTTGGTAAGGGAGTTTTAA
- a CDS encoding recombination protein RecR (May play a role in DNA repair. It seems to be involved in an RecBC-independent recombinational process of DNA repair. It may act with RecF and RecO; Belongs to the RecR family; Contains 1 Toprim domain.), translating to MNYPSKILENAVYEISQLPGIGKRSALRLVLHMLRHEKEDTKRLAFALNQLVEEIKYCKRCHNISDIELCEICANPVRDQYTLCIVEDVRDVMAIENTGQYKGLYHVLGGIISPMDGIGPGQLNIQSLIDRIEKESINEIIFALSSTMEGDTTMFYIYKVLKEVNVKISTIARGISVGDEIEYADEVTLGRSLLNRISYEQVLKG from the coding sequence ATGAATTACCCTAGTAAGATTTTAGAAAATGCTGTATACGAAATTTCACAGCTACCTGGAATAGGTAAACGTTCTGCGCTACGTTTGGTTTTACATATGCTACGACATGAAAAAGAAGATACAAAACGTTTAGCATTTGCCTTAAATCAATTGGTAGAAGAGATTAAATATTGCAAGCGGTGTCATAATATTTCAGATATAGAATTATGTGAAATTTGTGCAAATCCTGTAAGAGATCAGTATACCTTATGTATTGTTGAAGATGTTCGTGATGTTATGGCAATTGAAAATACAGGACAATACAAAGGGTTGTATCATGTATTAGGTGGTATTATTTCACCTATGGATGGTATCGGTCCTGGACAATTAAATATTCAATCTTTAATTGATCGCATAGAAAAAGAATCCATTAACGAAATTATTTTCGCTTTAAGTTCAACCATGGAAGGGGATACCACTATGTTTTATATCTATAAAGTTTTAAAGGAAGTTAATGTAAAAATTTCAACCATTGCAAGAGGAATCTCAGTAGGAGACGAAATCGAGTATGCCGATGAAGTAACATTAGGGCGTTCATTACTAAACCGAATTTCATACGAACAGGTTCTAAAAGGTTAG
- a CDS encoding protein ImpB (Involved in UV protection and mutation. Belongs to the DNA polymerase type-Y family; Contains 1 umuC domain.) translates to MLAVFLYYCSMYALVDCNNFFASCERVFRPQLQGKPIAVLSNNDGCVIARSNEVKPFVPMGAPAFKYKKVFKTNNVHVFSSNYALYGDFSNRVTSVLIEYCPDIEIYSIDESFLQFNGYENHNLNDYCLKMREDVFKRTHIPVSVGIGPTKALSKVANRIAKKFPERTQGVYIIDSEEKKIKALKWLKIGDVWGVGRRNAEKLKRYGIHTAYEFTQCHDSWVRSKFSVVGLRLKKELEGESVLGLDDFSKKKNIATTRTFEQEYDDYDNLRERITTFAITCAQKLRKQESQAHAIMAFIYTNGHKKEQPQYYKSTVVQIPDGSNSDFVISKYAVQALKAIYKEGYSYKRAGVVVMNLSDAKVKQLNLFSREKEDSKLMQAMDHLRTQGFHLKLASQDLQRTWKMNQNHLSRRYTTHWNELLEV, encoded by the coding sequence ATGTTAGCGGTTTTTTTATACTATTGCAGTATGTACGCCCTAGTTGATTGCAATAATTTTTTCGCATCTTGTGAACGTGTATTTCGTCCTCAATTACAAGGTAAACCCATTGCGGTTTTGTCCAATAATGACGGTTGTGTGATTGCGCGTAGCAACGAAGTGAAACCTTTTGTGCCTATGGGAGCGCCTGCATTCAAATATAAAAAGGTATTTAAAACAAATAACGTACACGTTTTTTCTTCCAACTATGCCTTATATGGAGACTTTAGCAATCGTGTAACGTCTGTGTTAATTGAGTATTGCCCAGATATTGAAATCTATTCTATTGATGAATCCTTTTTGCAATTCAACGGTTATGAAAACCATAACTTAAATGATTATTGCTTAAAGATGCGAGAAGATGTTTTTAAGAGAACCCATATTCCAGTTTCGGTAGGAATTGGGCCTACCAAAGCACTTTCAAAAGTAGCTAATAGAATTGCAAAGAAGTTTCCTGAACGAACCCAAGGTGTTTATATAATCGATTCAGAAGAAAAGAAAATAAAAGCTTTGAAATGGCTTAAAATAGGTGATGTTTGGGGAGTAGGAAGAAGAAATGCAGAAAAATTAAAGAGATACGGTATTCATACAGCCTATGAGTTTACCCAATGTCATGATAGTTGGGTACGATCTAAATTCTCTGTAGTAGGATTGAGACTAAAAAAAGAATTAGAAGGGGAAAGTGTTTTAGGTTTAGATGATTTTAGCAAAAAGAAAAATATTGCCACTACACGTACTTTTGAGCAGGAGTATGATGATTATGATAATCTTCGGGAACGTATTACCACTTTTGCTATTACATGTGCTCAAAAACTAAGAAAGCAAGAAAGTCAGGCACATGCTATAATGGCTTTTATTTATACGAACGGTCATAAAAAAGAGCAACCACAATATTATAAATCTACGGTAGTTCAAATTCCAGACGGTTCAAATTCTGATTTTGTGATTTCTAAGTACGCCGTACAAGCATTAAAAGCGATTTACAAAGAAGGTTATTCCTATAAAAGGGCAGGAGTAGTGGTAATGAATTTATCCGATGCCAAAGTAAAGCAGCTTAATTTATTCTCTAGAGAAAAAGAAGATTCCAAATTAATGCAAGCTATGGATCATTTGCGTACTCAAGGATTTCATCTTAAATTGGCCTCACAAGATTTGCAACGTACATGGAAGATGAATCAGAATCATCTTTCTAGACGTTATACAACCCATTGGAATGAATTGTTAGAGGTATGA